A section of the Phaseolus vulgaris cultivar G19833 chromosome 8, P. vulgaris v2.0, whole genome shotgun sequence genome encodes:
- the LOC137825635 gene encoding AT-hook motif nuclear-localized protein 7-like, whose translation MEGREGISSGVTVIGAEAPSAYHMAPRSEAPSQGGPPVPEAPPAAIGVSPVSVALDVTSIKKKRGRPRKYGPDGLVNMALSPMPISSSAPFSNNNFSSGKRGRPRGMDYKLPKKLGVDYLGGSDGTSFMPHIITVNSGEDIAMKIISFSQQGPRAICILSASGVISNVTLRQPDSSGGTLTYEGRFEILSLSGSFMPTENQGTRSRSGGMSVSLSSPDGRVVGGGVAGLLVAAGPVQVVVGSFLPSNQQDQKPKKPKSDYASATVTPLIAVSSAPPSTNGEKELVMGGHIMHNLGTNLASPSAFRRENWVNMHSMTDSMKSATDINISLPDS comes from the exons ATGGAAGGAAGAGAAGGGATCAGTTCTGGGGTTACAGTGATAGGGGCAGAAGCTCCATCAGCCTATCATATGGCACCAAGGAGTGAAGCACCAAGTCAGGGTGGTCCTCCTGTGCCTGAAGCACCACCTGCAGCTATTGGTGTGTCACCAGTGAGTGTGGCATTGGATGTAACATCAATCAAGAAGAAAAGGGGCAGACCAAGAAAATATGGGCCAGATGGGTTGGTGAATATGGCATTGTCACCCATGCCAATCTCATCTTCTGCCCCATTTTCTAACAATAACTTTTCATCTGGGAAGAGAGGGAGACCGCGGGGGATGGATTACAAGCTGCCAAAGAAACTTGGAGTGGATTATCTTG GTGGCTCTGATGGTACAAGCTTTATGCCCCATATCATTACTGTCAATAGTGGCGAG GACATAGCAATGAAGATTATATCTTTTTCTCAACAAGGACCACGTGCTATATGCATCTTATCTGCTAGTGGTGTAATTTCAAATGTTACACTTCGTCAGCCTGATTCTTCTGGGGGAACTTTGACCTATGAG GGCCGTTTCGAGATACTTTCCTTGTCTGGATCATTCATGCCTACGGAAAACCAAGGAACAAGAAGCAGGTCTGGAGGGATGAGTGTTTCATTGTCAAGTCCAGATGGTCGCGTTGTAGGTGGTGGAGTTGCTGGTCTACTTGTAGCAGCAGGTCCTGTGCAG GTGGTGGTGGGAAGCTTTTTGCCGAGCAACCAGCAAGATCAGAAGCCAAAGAAGCCAAAGTCTGATTATGCATCAGCTACTGTTACCCCTCTCATTGCAGTGTCTTCTGCACCACCCTCTACCAATGGTGAAAAGGAGCTTGTCATGGGTGGACACATAATGCACAACTTAGGAACAAACCTTGCTTCTCCCTCGGCCTTTCGCCGGGAAAACTGGGTTAACATGCACTCGATGACAGACTCGATGAAGTCAGCCACTGATATTAACATATCCTTGCCTGATAGTTAA
- the LOC137826649 gene encoding protein cornichon homolog 3-like — MTEVLYWISTFVLILTLLCILGYQLILLVDLEFDYINPYDSTSRINQVVVPEFIIQGSFCFINLIAGHWFIFLLSLPFLYYNVRTYIRREHLADVTEIYNKLNWEKKKRLFKVAYLVAVFVMSVVSLVWTLTEDVH; from the exons ATGACGGAGGTGTTGTATTGGATCTCAACGTTTGTCCTAATTTTGACCCTTCTTTGTATCCTTGGTTACCAG CTTATATTATTGGTGGACCTGGAGTTTGATTATATAAATCCATATGATTCAACATCTCGGATAAACCAGGTTGTGGTGCCAGAGTTTATTATCCAAGGAAGCTTCTGCTTCATAAATCTTATAGCTGGACATTGGTTTATATTCCTCCTATCTCTTCCTTTCCTGTATTACAATGTGAGAAC GTACATTAGAAGAGAACACTTAGCAGATGTTACAGAAATATACAATAAGCTGAATTGGGAGAAAAAGAAGCGGCTGTTCAAAGTTGCATATCTTGTTGCGGTATTTGTGATGTCTGTAGTAAG CTTGGTGTGGACCCTTACCGAGGATGTGCATTAA